One part of the Vitis riparia cultivar Riparia Gloire de Montpellier isolate 1030 chromosome 6, EGFV_Vit.rip_1.0, whole genome shotgun sequence genome encodes these proteins:
- the LOC117916454 gene encoding midasin-like, whose protein sequence is MRMEPKLLVGKHSNKRARSATRRGIGGKTKNDVTISDDVKELDTKVELDRKVAVGGGKSKGERSASKKGKLGGGDEVLKGGGKIPSEENFKTPMKRKRGADGEIVQAFLSSTERSSSRLRPRKDVPTFRKVELAENDSERIVGKRVKIYWSGSRRWFVGRVKAFDHDKRCHTIHYEDGEKEDLDLRQERFELEVFPGDGFNLIVEPKSEKKVKAWDGVKDSAEKNKESSKKAMSGKKVKVKVGNAKPMKSPVKSKKKRTVRATKMNMSLLNRKEETKEEANLTESVEVDVEHDEVKTDTLHSEIITEKSAEVNYLENDKADSPVKNASGKHGEISAQATKPNFNSEKGKSCLDDGKISGEAGDDAEKQTETEKKMGFKDAMNKECSDTQDVKDNMVDLAMDVEVSVHPEEVEEKVIRGETNVEGPGGVNTEKSADDIQGTCDVAVDLQVSQSKEVSGSAGDMPKDESNDDAEIPKPQPTENDPKFKENDGGAPS, encoded by the exons ATGAGAATGGAACCTAAGCTCTTGGTTGGGAAGCATAGTAATAAGAGAGCAAGATCTGCAACTCGAAGGGGCATTGGTGGTAAAACAAAAAACGATGTAACCATAAGTGATGATGTAAAGGAATTGGATACAAAAGTTGAACTAGATAGGAAGGTTGCAGTTGGTGGTGGCAAGTCCAAGGGAGAGAGATCTGCAtcaaaaaaaggtaagttgGGAGGTGGGGATGAAGTTTTAAAGGGTGGTGGCAAGATTCCATCTGAGGAGAATTTTAAGACTCCAATGAAGCGAAAGAGGGGTGCTGATGGGGAAATCGTACAGGCCTTTTTGTCATCTACAGAGAGAAGTTCATCTAGGCTGCGGCCAAGGAAAGATGTTCCTACTTTCCGGAAGGTGGAGTTGGCTGAGAATGATAGTGAAAGGATAGTTGGGAAGAGAGTCAAGATTTATTGGTCAGGATCAAGGAGATGGTTTGTTGGTCGTGTTAAGGCATTTGACCATGACAAAAGATGCCATACAATTCACTATGAAGATGGTGAGAAAGAAGATCTAGATTTGAGGCAGGAGAGGTTTGAGCTTGAAGTCTTTCCTGGTGATGGTTTCAACCTCATAGTTGAGCCCAAGTCTGAGAAGAAAGTCAAGGCTTGGGATGGTGTTAAGGACAGTgcagagaaaaataaagaatccTCAAAAAAGGCTATGAGTGGGAAAAAGGTGAAAGTTAAGGTAGGAAATGCCAAACCAATGAAAAGTCCCGTGAAgtcaaagaaaaagagaacagTAAGAGCTACAAAAATGAACATGTCACTATTAAACAGAAAGGAAGAGACCAAAGAGGAGGCAAACCTAACTGAAAGTGTTGAGGTTGATGTTGAGCATGATGAAGTCAAGACAGATACACTGCATAGTGAGATCATTACTGAAAAATCTGCGGAGGTTAATTACCTGGAGAATGACAAGGCTGACTCTCCTGTGAAAAATGCTAGTGGAAAACATGGTGAAATTTCAGCCCAAGCTACGAAACCAAATTTCAATAGCGAGAAGGGAAAAAGCTGCTTGGATGATGGTAAGATCAGTGGAGAGGCAGGTGATGATGCAGAAAAGCAGACAGAGACTGAGAAGAAAATGGGGTTCAAAGATGCAATGAATAAGGAGTGCTCAGATACACAGGATGTAAAAGATAATATGGTGGACCTGGCCATGGATGTGGAAGTTTCTGTTCATCCTGAAGAAGTGGAGGAGAAAGTGATACGTGGAGAAACCAATGTGGAAGGACCAGGGGGTGTTAATACTGAGAAAAGTGCAGATGATATCCAGGGGACTTGTGATGTAGCTGTGGATCTGCAGGTGAGCCAGAGCAAGGAGGTAAGTGGCTCTGCTGGAGATATGCCCAAGGATGAAAGCAATGATGATGCCGAGATTCCGAAACCCCAACCAACAGAGAATGatccaaaattcaaagaaa ATGATGGTGGAGCTCCTTCATAA
- the LOC117915637 gene encoding uncharacterized protein LOC117915637 isoform X2, which translates to MILKGLLVRKSIVRFKKMVCWPGDCFTLRTKPKYKKKAKDQDGGKFSAETLKSEDSVEEGDAEQLKKVFGDEIRNAQRDEKLYSEQRRKANDVKKKYPMT; encoded by the exons ATGATATTAAAAGGATTGTTGGTGAGAAAGTCAATTGTCAGGTTCAAGAAGATGGTTTGTTGGCCAG GTGATTGTTTCACTCTGAGAACTAAACCCAAGTATAAGAAAAAAGCCAAGGATCAGGATGGTGGTAAGTTTAGTGCAGAAACATTGAAATCAGAAGACTCTGTTGAGGAGGGTGATGCAGAACAGTTGAAAAAGGTCTTCGGAGACGAAATAAGAAATGCTCAGAGGGATGAAAAGTTGTATTCTGAACAGAGGAGGAAAGCTAACGATGTTAAGAAG AAATATCCTATGACTTAG
- the LOC117915637 gene encoding uncharacterized protein LOC117915637 isoform X1 has product MILKGLLVRKSIVRFKKMVCWPGDCFTLRTKPKYKKKAKDQDGGKFSAETLKSEDSVEEGDAEQLKKVFGDEIRNAQRDEKLYSEQRRKANDVKKVDTSVS; this is encoded by the exons ATGATATTAAAAGGATTGTTGGTGAGAAAGTCAATTGTCAGGTTCAAGAAGATGGTTTGTTGGCCAG GTGATTGTTTCACTCTGAGAACTAAACCCAAGTATAAGAAAAAAGCCAAGGATCAGGATGGTGGTAAGTTTAGTGCAGAAACATTGAAATCAGAAGACTCTGTTGAGGAGGGTGATGCAGAACAGTTGAAAAAGGTCTTCGGAGACGAAATAAGAAATGCTCAGAGGGATGAAAAGTTGTATTCTGAACAGAGGAGGAAAGCTAACGATGTTAAGAAG GTGGACACCTCAGTTTCATAG